In a genomic window of Phycisphaerae bacterium:
- a CDS encoding AAA family ATPase, which yields MGDDRVLVGEYTRSDLKEAGPLRELTAEETDVDVDGGVLDFDTTADVEPLDSVIGQPRAMASLDVGLGIDQQGYNIYVSGLTGTGKTQTIRRSLQDRLKDSEVPCDWVYVNNFDEPDRPISMCLPPGKGRQLKRDMERLVERLQESLPKAFRQEDFGQEKERLGEKYQARFQQQMERLSSLARDRGFELRPGPQGQLFFIPLIDGKLPETEEELQGLPEAEQKRIQEAQKELSREAARIMDGHRHMMSELSDEVREVERRFGAYVVKPMVEALKDSYRDRQEVLDYLDRVTEHVLDDLGDFREAGRQGGGQPTGIPGLMLGQPPEPDFVEYQVNVIVDHSHSETAPIIVEEVPTYRNLFGTVDRSIDRTGRMSTNFTQIKAGAMLRASGGYLVFNLEDALTEPFVYKQLKRALKSGEIQFEPYEPWFPFSTGGLRPEPIPIKTKVIVLGSPLLYYMLRFYDQEFATIFKVRADFGTEMPRGDREQHDYARFVSLLTREEGLKPFDREAVREIIRFGARAAQQKDKLYTRFSEVADLIREANFFASRNGNGRAVQAQDVRDALQSRIFRSDRIAEKIRELINNGTLLIDTSDSKVGQVNGLAVLNFGDYAFGRPSRVTASLGLGSEGVINIEREAKLSGSTHDKGVLILAGYLRNKYGDDKPLALSASITFEQHYGGIDGDSASSTELYALLSGLAGVPLRQDIAVTGSINQWGQIQAIGGVNEKVEGFFDVCREAGLTGRQGVCIPASNVKNLLLRDDVREVIGSGRFHVYPVETVDQGMEVLSGIRAGSPDEEGTFHWLVDHRLRTMAEELRSFGPPREGARLITGPVEAPPDMPPRLPDDQPSH from the coding sequence ATGGGGGATGATCGCGTATTGGTGGGGGAGTACACCCGAAGCGATTTGAAGGAGGCCGGTCCGCTCCGCGAACTGACCGCGGAAGAGACCGACGTGGACGTCGACGGCGGCGTGCTGGACTTTGACACCACCGCCGACGTGGAGCCGCTCGACAGCGTCATCGGCCAGCCGCGGGCCATGGCTTCGCTGGACGTCGGGCTCGGAATCGACCAGCAGGGCTACAACATATACGTTTCCGGCCTGACCGGCACGGGCAAGACTCAGACCATCCGCCGGAGCCTTCAGGACCGCCTCAAGGACAGCGAGGTGCCCTGCGACTGGGTCTACGTCAACAACTTCGACGAGCCCGACCGCCCGATCTCGATGTGCCTGCCGCCGGGCAAGGGGCGCCAGCTCAAGCGGGATATGGAGCGGCTCGTCGAACGCCTCCAGGAATCGCTGCCCAAGGCGTTTCGCCAGGAGGACTTCGGCCAGGAAAAGGAACGCTTGGGCGAGAAGTACCAGGCCCGATTCCAGCAGCAGATGGAGCGGCTCTCGTCGCTGGCCAGGGATCGCGGGTTCGAGTTGCGACCGGGGCCCCAGGGCCAGCTCTTCTTCATTCCGTTGATCGACGGCAAACTGCCCGAGACCGAGGAGGAACTCCAGGGTCTGCCCGAAGCGGAACAGAAACGCATCCAGGAGGCCCAGAAGGAACTCAGCCGCGAGGCCGCCCGCATCATGGACGGCCACCGGCACATGATGTCCGAACTCAGCGACGAGGTCCGCGAGGTCGAACGACGCTTTGGGGCCTACGTGGTCAAACCAATGGTCGAGGCCCTCAAAGACTCCTACCGCGACCGCCAGGAGGTCCTCGACTACCTCGACCGCGTCACCGAGCACGTGCTGGACGACCTCGGCGACTTCCGCGAGGCGGGCAGGCAGGGCGGCGGCCAACCCACCGGAATACCCGGTCTCATGTTGGGCCAGCCGCCGGAGCCCGACTTCGTCGAATACCAGGTCAACGTCATCGTCGATCACAGCCATTCCGAGACCGCACCGATCATCGTCGAGGAGGTGCCGACCTACCGCAACCTCTTCGGCACCGTTGACCGCTCCATCGACCGCACCGGACGCATGAGCACCAACTTCACCCAGATCAAGGCCGGCGCTATGCTCAGGGCCAGCGGCGGGTACCTCGTGTTCAACCTTGAGGACGCCCTGACCGAGCCGTTTGTCTACAAGCAACTCAAACGCGCCCTCAAGAGCGGCGAGATCCAGTTTGAGCCGTACGAGCCCTGGTTTCCCTTCAGCACCGGCGGCCTGAGGCCCGAACCCATTCCGATCAAGACCAAGGTCATCGTGCTCGGCTCGCCGCTGCTCTACTACATGCTGCGGTTCTACGACCAGGAATTTGCCACCATCTTCAAGGTGCGGGCGGACTTCGGCACCGAGATGCCCAGAGGCGATCGGGAACAGCACGACTACGCCCGCTTTGTCTCGCTGCTGACTCGTGAAGAAGGTCTCAAACCGTTCGATCGCGAAGCGGTCAGAGAGATCATACGTTTCGGCGCCCGCGCCGCTCAGCAGAAGGACAAGCTGTATACCCGCTTCTCCGAGGTCGCCGATCTGATCCGGGAGGCCAACTTCTTCGCGTCCCGCAACGGCAACGGCCGCGCCGTGCAGGCCCAGGATGTTCGCGACGCCCTCCAAAGCCGGATCTTCCGCTCCGACCGGATCGCCGAAAAGATCCGCGAACTGATCAACAACGGCACGCTGCTGATCGACACGTCCGACAGCAAGGTCGGGCAGGTCAATGGCCTGGCCGTCCTGAACTTCGGCGACTATGCCTTCGGCCGGCCCAGCCGCGTGACCGCCTCGCTGGGATTGGGCTCCGAGGGGGTCATCAACATTGAACGTGAGGCCAAGCTCTCCGGAAGCACCCACGACAAGGGCGTACTCATCCTGGCCGGTTACCTGCGCAATAAATACGGTGACGACAAGCCTTTAGCGCTTTCCGCCAGTATCACCTTCGAGCAGCACTACGGTGGGATCGACGGCGACAGCGCCAGTTCGACCGAACTCTATGCCCTGCTTTCCGGGCTGGCTGGCGTGCCCCTGCGCCAGGACATCGCGGTCACCGGTTCGATCAACCAGTGGGGCCAGATCCAGGCCATCGGCGGGGTCAACGAGAAGGTCGAGGGTTTCTTCGACGTCTGCCGCGAAGCCGGCCTGACCGGACGGCAGGGGGTCTGCATTCCCGCCAGCAACGTCAAGAACCTCCTGCTCCGCGACGACGTCCGTGAGGTGATCGGTTCGGGGCGATTCCACGTCTACCCGGTCGAGACCGTCGATCAGGGCATGGAGGTGCTCAGCGGCATCCGCGCCGGTTCGCCCGACGAGGAAGGGACGTTTCACTGGCTGGTGGACCACCGCCTGCGGACAATGGCTGAGGAGCTTCGCAGCTTTGGGCCGCCTCGGGAAGGGGCCCGGCTGATTACCGGACCTGTGGAGGCCCCGCCCGACATGCCGCCCCGGCTGCCGGACGACCAGCCGTCGCACTGA
- a CDS encoding polysaccharide biosynthesis tyrosine autokinase, whose translation MTQDARVFIEVHRSSGEIERFALDAEALIMGRGEEADIRVDETVISRRHVKFKRTRDGRWVVRDLRSRNRTFYQGRAIKSHVLNEGDVVCAASIQIVFHDQTGASDPVVRETVYADEFGSESPRGLDETDYGMPSPDETSALRLPVRRIPPPRSAGPAGLAVASDLMGPVRGSEDANGLGPLAAEEESPIGHLRLGRMLRYKWTMVLASLLVAIPAVTAVWLLVRPEYRARGIIHVRPIVPYLVYKTEDSGAVPFYDSYKNHQVQVMKGPAVLQRVLDDPKVRATEWYRTPAVTLVGRHPISHMERLREELMVQTGRGSENLDLVMSTRNPADAAVIVNAVIDNYLAVSHESSSRTEDMMYRRLTEQYDALGKEIENHERLAAELRKKLGTGTPDELISKRRVRLDEMQAQLEALHRELDIAQWQKGELAGLIEQRDGTPEEQTLEEADRLRYVYDNEWRQLDLALKTARHEKELALQQFGESHPRIVALNEQIKFSQERLDERQRQLDEQPVLPTEQGPSPAQVGVRVAGDLHSLDRRISLLKYQEQILLKSLDQERDQFDRAFSSAQLLAKENELITHRRQIFDDVRRRLDQKDMERNVPGSIELMAKAEPPTKPSQDRRLVFTGMALLAGLGVGLVLTYVRANVSPTIQEVNDVQHAVQGPFLGQLPLVRNAKGRNLTDDPMQSEYIRMVRTALLQRMGGRKGSVVQITSADAGAGKTTVAVMLGRSLAHCGRKVLLVDVDMRNPSVSSRMGIDHAPGLAAVLTSRASDQEAIRQTDTARFSVLTAGACGNGDQADPELLADGAFSSCLERWRRQYDIVLLDSSPVLPVADARILSRMVDGTIMVVREGHCQRSDIVDALACLTTAGGKLIGTVYIGAQRRAGYGGAYNSYYYYHASDK comes from the coding sequence ATGACTCAAGACGCACGCGTGTTTATTGAAGTGCACCGCTCCAGCGGCGAGATCGAGCGATTCGCCCTGGACGCTGAGGCCCTGATCATGGGCCGCGGCGAAGAGGCCGACATCCGGGTCGATGAGACGGTGATCTCGCGGCGGCACGTGAAGTTCAAACGCACCCGTGACGGCCGGTGGGTCGTGCGCGACCTGCGATCCCGGAACAGGACCTTCTACCAGGGTCGGGCGATCAAGTCCCACGTGCTCAACGAGGGCGACGTGGTCTGCGCCGCCTCGATCCAGATCGTGTTCCACGACCAGACCGGGGCGTCCGATCCGGTGGTGCGGGAAACCGTTTACGCCGACGAGTTCGGTTCCGAGTCGCCGCGCGGTCTGGACGAGACCGACTACGGCATGCCTTCGCCGGATGAGACGTCGGCCCTGCGGCTGCCGGTACGGCGAATTCCGCCTCCGCGAAGCGCGGGGCCGGCCGGACTGGCCGTCGCGTCGGACCTGATGGGCCCCGTCCGCGGATCGGAAGACGCCAACGGCCTGGGCCCGCTGGCCGCGGAGGAGGAAAGTCCGATCGGCCATCTCCGCCTCGGCCGGATGCTGCGCTACAAATGGACGATGGTGCTCGCGTCTCTCCTGGTGGCGATTCCCGCCGTCACCGCGGTCTGGCTGCTGGTTCGGCCCGAGTACCGGGCCCGCGGAATCATTCACGTCCGGCCGATCGTGCCGTACCTGGTCTACAAGACCGAGGACAGCGGGGCCGTGCCCTTCTACGACTCCTATAAGAACCACCAGGTGCAGGTGATGAAGGGGCCGGCCGTGCTCCAGCGGGTGCTGGACGACCCGAAGGTCCGGGCGACCGAATGGTACCGCACGCCCGCGGTGACCCTCGTCGGACGCCATCCCATCTCGCACATGGAACGCCTGCGCGAGGAACTGATGGTGCAGACCGGACGCGGCAGCGAGAATCTCGACCTGGTCATGTCCACCAGGAACCCCGCGGACGCCGCGGTCATCGTCAACGCCGTGATTGACAATTACCTGGCCGTCAGCCACGAAAGCTCCAGCCGCACCGAGGACATGATGTATCGGCGGCTCACCGAGCAGTACGACGCGCTCGGCAAGGAAATTGAGAACCACGAACGTCTCGCCGCCGAGCTGCGCAAGAAGCTCGGCACCGGCACGCCGGATGAGCTGATCTCCAAGCGCCGGGTCCGCCTCGACGAGATGCAGGCCCAACTCGAGGCGCTGCACCGCGAACTGGATATCGCCCAATGGCAGAAAGGCGAACTGGCCGGCCTGATCGAGCAGCGGGATGGAACGCCGGAAGAGCAGACGCTCGAGGAGGCCGACCGGCTCCGCTACGTCTACGACAACGAATGGCGCCAGTTGGACCTGGCCCTCAAAACGGCCCGACACGAAAAGGAACTGGCCCTGCAGCAGTTCGGCGAGTCGCATCCCCGGATCGTCGCCCTCAACGAGCAGATCAAGTTCAGTCAGGAGCGGCTTGACGAACGCCAGCGCCAGCTGGATGAACAGCCGGTGCTGCCGACCGAACAGGGGCCTTCGCCCGCCCAGGTCGGTGTCCGCGTCGCCGGAGACCTGCATTCGCTGGACCGCCGGATCAGCCTGCTCAAGTACCAGGAGCAGATTCTCCTCAAGAGTCTCGACCAAGAACGCGACCAGTTCGACCGGGCCTTCAGCAGCGCCCAATTGCTGGCCAAGGAGAACGAACTGATTACGCACCGGCGGCAGATCTTCGACGACGTGCGCCGCCGCCTCGACCAGAAGGACATGGAACGCAACGTGCCCGGCTCGATCGAACTGATGGCCAAGGCTGAGCCGCCGACCAAACCTTCCCAGGATCGCCGCCTCGTCTTCACCGGCATGGCTCTCCTGGCCGGATTGGGTGTGGGGTTGGTGCTGACCTACGTCCGGGCCAACGTCAGTCCCACCATTCAGGAGGTGAACGACGTGCAGCACGCCGTGCAGGGCCCGTTCCTGGGGCAACTGCCTCTGGTCCGCAACGCCAAGGGCCGCAACCTCACCGACGATCCCATGCAGAGCGAGTATATTCGGATGGTCCGCACGGCGCTGCTCCAGCGGATGGGCGGACGCAAAGGCAGCGTGGTCCAGATCACCAGCGCCGACGCCGGAGCCGGCAAGACCACGGTCGCCGTCATGCTCGGCCGGAGCCTGGCCCACTGCGGCCGGAAGGTTCTCTTGGTCGACGTGGACATGCGCAACCCCAGCGTCTCCAGCCGCATGGGAATCGACCACGCGCCGGGTCTGGCTGCGGTACTGACCTCGCGAGCCTCCGACCAGGAGGCCATCCGCCAGACCGACACCGCCCGGTTCAGTGTCCTGACCGCCGGAGCCTGCGGCAACGGCGACCAGGCGGACCCGGAACTGCTGGCTGACGGCGCCTTCTCCTCGTGCCTCGAGCGCTGGCGCCGCCAGTACGACATCGTCCTGTTGGACAGCTCGCCCGTCCTGCCGGTGGCCGACGCGCGCATTCTCTCCCGCATGGTCGACGGGACGATCATGGTCGTTCGCGAAGGGCACTGCCAGAGAAGCGACATCGTCGACGCCCTCGCCTGTCTGACCACCGCGGGCGGCAAACTCATCGGCACCGTCTACATCGGAGCCCAGCGCCGTGCCGGGTACGGCGGGGCCTACAACAGCTACTATTACTACCACGCTTCGGACAAATAA
- a CDS encoding WecB/TagA/CpsF family glycosyltransferase, translated as MTSDNLFPSPLNILGVNVTPFDSYAHAAWCVEQAIRTRRKLFCVAINPEKIYRALHDPNLLDLLGRADMGICDGVGIVAAARILENARLARCTGVDLFMTLTAVAAEKGWRVFLLGASPDSNRSAYEKLLEKHPTIQIAGRRDGYFENSDEVVEEINAARPDLLFVAMGSPKQEYWIHRHRGQLEVPFCMGVGGTFDVLSGKVKRAPRFFRKTGTEFLYRLIQEPKRWRRQVLLPLFALRVFRARLLGGRSREVRA; from the coding sequence ATGACATCGGACAATCTGTTTCCATCACCTCTTAACATCCTCGGCGTCAACGTCACTCCTTTCGACTCCTACGCGCATGCCGCCTGGTGCGTCGAGCAGGCGATTCGGACCCGCCGGAAGCTCTTCTGCGTGGCGATCAACCCGGAGAAGATTTACCGCGCGCTTCACGATCCGAACCTGCTGGACCTTCTGGGGCGGGCGGACATGGGCATCTGCGACGGCGTCGGAATCGTCGCGGCGGCGCGTATCCTCGAAAATGCGCGACTGGCCCGGTGCACGGGAGTCGATCTGTTCATGACGCTGACCGCCGTGGCGGCCGAGAAGGGCTGGCGGGTGTTCCTGCTGGGGGCTTCGCCGGATTCCAACCGCAGCGCCTACGAGAAACTGCTCGAAAAGCACCCGACGATCCAGATCGCCGGCCGGCGCGACGGGTACTTCGAGAACTCCGACGAGGTGGTTGAGGAGATCAACGCGGCCCGTCCCGACCTGCTCTTTGTAGCCATGGGCTCGCCGAAGCAGGAGTACTGGATTCACCGGCACCGGGGGCAGTTGGAAGTCCCGTTCTGCATGGGCGTCGGCGGGACCTTTGACGTACTCAGCGGCAAGGTCAAGCGGGCGCCCCGCTTCTTCCGCAAGACCGGCACCGAGTTCCTCTACCGGCTGATCCAGGAACCCAAACGCTGGCGCCGCCAGGTCCTGCTGCCCCTGTTCGCCCTGAGGGTGTTCCGGGCCAGGCTCCTGGGCGGGCGGTCGCGCGAAGTGCGGGCCTGA
- a CDS encoding sulfotransferase, which translates to MNDILYILSPSYSGSTLLTFLLGTHPAIGTIGELKATSMGDIDQYLCSCGQNIRQCGFWTRIAEELDRRHVPFDLADFGTDIRGEAGSFGDRLLRAGIRGPFAESLRGLALAVAPGPRRALRQILEKNRVLAEVVCEAQDARIFLDGSKDPIRLKWLLTIPQWNIRVLYLIRDGRGVSNSYMRHYNCGMDKAAVEWRRTHLECERILRTRPSGSVLKVHYEDLCRAPGDTLDRIFRFLDLESAPACDFRSVQQHILGNAMRLGSTAEITLDEKWRTMLTEEDLRRFDAIAGGLNHRYGYR; encoded by the coding sequence GTGAACGACATTCTATACATCCTCTCGCCGAGCTACTCCGGCTCCACGTTGCTGACCTTCCTGCTCGGGACCCACCCGGCGATCGGGACGATCGGTGAGTTGAAGGCCACCTCGATGGGCGATATCGACCAGTACCTCTGCTCCTGCGGACAGAACATCCGCCAGTGCGGGTTCTGGACCCGCATCGCCGAGGAGCTGGACCGCCGCCACGTGCCGTTCGATCTGGCCGATTTCGGCACCGACATCCGCGGAGAGGCCGGCTCGTTCGGCGATCGGCTGCTCCGCGCCGGAATCCGCGGTCCGTTCGCCGAATCCCTTCGGGGCCTGGCCCTGGCCGTCGCGCCCGGACCGCGCAGAGCCCTGCGACAGATCCTCGAAAAGAACCGCGTCTTGGCCGAGGTCGTCTGCGAGGCCCAGGACGCCCGGATCTTCCTTGACGGGTCCAAGGATCCCATCCGGCTCAAGTGGCTCCTGACCATTCCACAATGGAATATCCGCGTCCTGTACCTGATCCGCGACGGTCGCGGAGTCAGCAACTCCTACATGCGGCACTACAACTGTGGCATGGACAAGGCGGCCGTCGAGTGGCGCAGGACCCATCTCGAGTGCGAACGCATCCTCCGCACCCGGCCGTCCGGTTCAGTTCTCAAGGTCCATTACGAGGATCTTTGCCGGGCTCCGGGCGACACGCTCGACCGGATCTTCCGTTTTCTGGACCTCGAATCCGCCCCCGCCTGCGACTTCCGCTCCGTCCAGCAGCATATCCTGGGCAACGCCATGCGCCTGGGCTCGACCGCCGAGATCACTCTGGACGAGAAGTGGCGGACCATGCTCACCGAGGAGGACCTTCGCCGATTTGACGCCATCGCGGGCGGCCTTAACCATCGCTATGGTTACAGGTAG
- a CDS encoding undecaprenyl/decaprenyl-phosphate alpha-N-acetylglucosaminyl 1-phosphate transferase has product MTTYIMVYFASALLALLATPVVIRIGQRMGIVDAPNVRKVHAAVTPRIGGVAIVFAMLTTTGLILALDNGVGEAVRGIRTQLVGLIVASILIFVSGLIDDVRNLPARAKLAFQIGAALLVCAFGVRIEEIDISQDMVVHFGLLSWPITVFWIVGITNAVNLIDGLDGLAAGISAIACGVIAVFAFHTGQVVMGILMIALLGSITGFLFFNFNPAKVFMGDCGSLFLGFVLATTSVMCVSKTAMVVGLALPMLALGIPIFDTLFSMLRRILERRSCFAPDRGHIHHRLLDMGLDHRHAVILMYAVTVIAAGLGVAMMVIRDEGMIVVFAAVVLFMALIFRVVGAVDFRESFLILRKNLAISRDAKEEKRSFEHVQLRIRQARTFDEWWKAACAAAAEMDFVWLALNVVNRDGKLRTLVWRTGEREFAVHETVNMSVPVRHRRQGPPLQIEVAVRINGSLESAGRRAALFVRLIDQHNLAVLPHEAVRATVQARPPVPVSVN; this is encoded by the coding sequence GTGACAACGTACATTATGGTGTATTTCGCCTCGGCCCTGCTGGCCCTGCTGGCCACTCCGGTGGTCATCCGCATCGGTCAGCGGATGGGAATCGTGGACGCTCCGAACGTGCGCAAGGTGCATGCGGCGGTCACCCCCCGCATCGGCGGCGTGGCCATCGTCTTCGCCATGCTCACCACCACCGGCCTGATCCTGGCCCTGGACAACGGGGTGGGCGAAGCCGTCCGCGGCATCCGCACCCAACTGGTGGGTCTGATCGTCGCGAGTATTCTGATCTTTGTCTCCGGCTTGATCGACGACGTGCGAAACCTGCCCGCCCGGGCCAAGCTGGCGTTCCAGATCGGGGCGGCCCTGCTGGTCTGTGCCTTCGGCGTTCGCATTGAAGAGATCGACATTAGCCAGGACATGGTCGTTCATTTTGGACTGCTCTCCTGGCCGATCACCGTGTTCTGGATCGTGGGGATCACCAACGCGGTGAACCTCATCGACGGCCTGGACGGGTTGGCCGCGGGCATCTCGGCCATCGCCTGCGGCGTCATCGCCGTCTTCGCCTTCCACACCGGACAGGTCGTGATGGGCATCCTCATGATCGCCCTTCTCGGCAGCATCACCGGGTTTCTCTTCTTCAACTTCAATCCCGCCAAGGTGTTCATGGGCGATTGCGGCAGCCTCTTCCTGGGCTTCGTCCTGGCCACCACCAGTGTCATGTGCGTGAGCAAGACGGCGATGGTGGTCGGTCTGGCCCTGCCCATGCTGGCCCTGGGCATCCCAATCTTCGACACGCTGTTCAGCATGCTGCGGCGGATCCTGGAACGCCGATCGTGCTTCGCCCCCGATCGCGGGCACATCCATCACCGCCTGCTCGATATGGGCTTGGACCACCGCCACGCGGTGATCCTGATGTACGCGGTGACGGTGATCGCCGCCGGCCTGGGAGTGGCCATGATGGTGATCCGGGACGAGGGCATGATTGTCGTCTTTGCGGCGGTCGTGCTGTTCATGGCCCTGATCTTCCGCGTCGTCGGCGCGGTCGATTTCCGCGAGAGCTTCCTGATCCTGAGGAAGAACCTGGCGATCTCCCGCGACGCCAAGGAAGAGAAGCGCAGCTTCGAGCACGTCCAATTGCGGATCCGCCAGGCCCGGACGTTCGACGAATGGTGGAAGGCGGCCTGCGCGGCGGCGGCGGAGATGGACTTTGTCTGGCTGGCCCTGAACGTGGTGAATCGCGACGGCAAACTGCGGACGCTGGTCTGGCGGACCGGCGAGCGGGAGTTCGCCGTGCACGAGACGGTCAACATGAGCGTGCCCGTCCGTCACCGGCGCCAGGGCCCGCCGCTTCAGATCGAAGTGGCGGTTCGCATCAATGGTTCACTGGAGTCGGCGGGGCGCCGGGCGGCCCTGTTCGTGCGGCTGATCGACCAGCACAACCTGGCCGTGCTGCCGCATGAAGCGGTGCGGGCGACGGTCCAGGCCAGGCCGCCGGTTCCGGTATCGGTCAATTGA
- a CDS encoding Hsp20/alpha crystallin family protein: MGSGDSRGDIRIVHRQWFSVGQIPSYRRAVDSLFEELIYQAWGRAEWAPEVDVTETQDAFVVEIDLPGVDEESIVIAVRDGRLLVKGRRPHRAQAAGTCVHVCERPEGQFARTFEFRFPIDTGAMEKKYANGVLTLTLPKRRYDKEERHGG; encoded by the coding sequence ATGGGGTCGGGGGACAGCCGTGGGGACATCCGGATCGTTCACCGTCAGTGGTTTTCCGTCGGGCAAATCCCTTCGTACCGTCGCGCTGTGGATTCGCTGTTCGAGGAGTTGATCTACCAGGCGTGGGGACGGGCCGAGTGGGCGCCCGAAGTGGACGTGACGGAAACGCAGGACGCCTTTGTTGTCGAAATCGATCTGCCCGGAGTGGACGAGGAGAGCATCGTCATCGCTGTGCGCGACGGGCGGCTCCTGGTCAAGGGGCGGCGCCCGCACCGCGCCCAGGCGGCTGGGACATGCGTGCACGTCTGCGAACGGCCGGAGGGCCAGTTCGCCCGGACCTTCGAATTCCGCTTTCCCATCGATACCGGGGCCATGGAGAAGAAATACGCCAACGGAGTCCTGACGCTGACGCTGCCGAAGCGCAGATACGATAAGGAGGAACGTCATGGGGGATGA
- a CDS encoding O-antigen ligase family protein, which translates to MSIRVAILYVVVALLVAYAWKDWLISLCGLVLLTTFSQHHDMPERLFGIPGLNPWNAVLAAVILAWIVHRQRDPLPKPPNYFLLFLIGYVLLITVGFGRAFVDRQTIIQRGVFPDTVHMLFDLLFNPLKYILVGVMMYDGCRTRKRAAICIGTILLFGLLHALMMYKTMGPDVFTGTYEDAKRRFDKLIGLHANDLAGLVTMAFWSSIVVAYAVRGRWRRGAAAMAVIILPCVIGCHSLAAYLANIGLAGILGVLRWRWLLLAFPAGAVLMLVVFPQLGERFDLAVSGEAARQEEVNLNAVTTGRTQNIWGPAIDAIAKSPIIGYGLGGTARSDAFFGISQNEGRFTGHPHNSYLEIMVDHGIVGLAVVLGLIISTAWMGYRLFCVRDDPLFAIVGGMAFVAIVNVAILGLASSFFYPKESMLSLICPVAVMARLYPARFSVAARRARARTAAAASATAAVYSGGIQ; encoded by the coding sequence ATGTCGATTCGCGTTGCGATTCTGTACGTCGTCGTCGCCCTCCTGGTCGCCTACGCCTGGAAGGACTGGCTCATCTCCCTCTGCGGGCTGGTGCTGCTGACCACCTTCTCGCAGCACCACGATATGCCGGAACGGCTTTTTGGCATTCCCGGCCTGAACCCCTGGAACGCCGTGCTCGCCGCAGTCATCCTGGCGTGGATCGTGCATCGGCAGCGCGATCCGCTTCCCAAACCTCCCAACTACTTCCTGCTGTTCCTGATTGGCTATGTCCTGCTGATCACGGTCGGTTTCGGGCGGGCTTTCGTCGACCGCCAGACCATCATTCAGCGCGGCGTCTTTCCGGACACCGTGCACATGCTCTTTGACCTCCTGTTCAACCCCCTCAAGTACATCCTGGTCGGGGTGATGATGTACGACGGCTGCCGGACCCGGAAGCGGGCCGCCATCTGCATCGGAACCATCCTGCTCTTCGGCCTGCTCCACGCCCTGATGATGTACAAGACGATGGGGCCCGACGTCTTCACCGGCACCTACGAGGACGCCAAACGCCGTTTCGACAAGCTCATCGGTCTGCACGCCAATGATCTGGCCGGATTGGTCACCATGGCCTTCTGGTCCAGCATCGTCGTCGCCTACGCGGTGCGGGGACGGTGGCGCAGGGGCGCAGCCGCCATGGCTGTGATCATCCTGCCGTGCGTGATCGGTTGCCACTCGCTGGCTGCCTATCTGGCCAACATCGGCCTGGCCGGGATCCTCGGCGTGCTCCGCTGGCGGTGGCTGCTCCTGGCGTTTCCGGCCGGCGCCGTGCTGATGCTGGTGGTATTTCCCCAGCTCGGCGAACGGTTCGACCTGGCTGTCTCCGGCGAGGCGGCCCGGCAGGAGGAGGTGAACCTCAACGCGGTCACGACCGGGCGCACGCAGAACATCTGGGGGCCCGCCATCGACGCGATCGCCAAATCGCCGATCATCGGTTACGGCCTGGGCGGAACCGCCCGCTCCGACGCCTTTTTCGGCATCAGCCAGAACGAAGGCCGCTTCACCGGCCATCCGCACAACTCGTATCTTGAAATCATGGTTGACCACGGCATTGTCGGCTTGGCCGTCGTGCTCGGACTGATTATCTCGACCGCCTGGATGGGCTACCGCCTGTTCTGCGTCCGCGACGATCCGCTGTTCGCCATCGTCGGCGGCATGGCGTTCGTCGCCATCGTCAACGTGGCCATTCTCGGCCTGGCTTCGAGCTTTTTCTATCCCAAGGAGAGCATGCTCTCGCTGATCTGTCCGGTGGCTGTCATGGCCCGGCTCTATCCGGCCCGTTTCTCGGTCGCCGCCCGCCGTGCCCGCGCCCGGACCGCCGCGGCGGCGTCTGCGACCGCCGCCGTCTATTCAGGGGGAATCCAGTGA